Proteins from a genomic interval of Nitrospina gracilis Nb-211:
- a CDS encoding YHS domain-containing protein, with amino-acid sequence MARFALIALGILILFFLFRWAFGSSSQKAENPDATEMVKDPNCRMYVPKPEAIRTTIQGDELFFCSEKCAEEYKNKQASAR; translated from the coding sequence ATGGCACGATTTGCATTGATTGCACTGGGCATCCTGATCCTGTTTTTTCTGTTCCGCTGGGCGTTCGGCTCGTCCTCCCAAAAGGCGGAGAATCCGGACGCGACGGAAATGGTGAAAGACCCCAACTGCCGCATGTATGTCCCCAAACCGGAAGCCATCCGCACAACCATCCAGGGCGATGAGCTCTTTTTTTGCAGTGAGAAGTGCGCCGAGGAATACAAGAACAAGCAGGCATCGGCGCGGTGA
- a CDS encoding cation:proton antiporter translates to MATFDLIAILLFLTAAFAYLNYRFLKLPASIGLMAIALMFSLLLIAVGELAHIPALESTARVILEGVDFERLLLHGMLGALLFAGALHIDLGDLARQKWIITLLATVGVVLSTFLVGGFTYGVAQVLGLDLPFLYCLVFGALISPTDPIAVLSILKSANAPKELETKIAGESLFNDGVAVVVFLVIAGIATGAREPTFGSIALLFVEEAVGGALFGLATGYVAYRLIRTVDNYQVEVLITVALVIAGYAAAEAIHVSAPIAAVASGLLIGNHGRTFGMSATTTEHVDTFWELIDEILNAVLFVLLGLEVMILVFDGSSLLAGVLAIPLVLLARFAGVSLPVYMLKFRREFPPKTIRILTWGGLRGGISIALALSLPASPQRDAILMMTYVVVVFSVLVQGLTIGKLVRSSLKP, encoded by the coding sequence GTGGCCACTTTCGATCTCATCGCCATCCTGCTGTTTCTGACTGCGGCGTTCGCGTATCTCAACTACCGGTTTCTGAAACTGCCGGCGAGCATCGGCCTCATGGCCATCGCCCTGATGTTTTCGCTGTTGTTGATTGCGGTGGGCGAGCTGGCGCACATTCCGGCGCTGGAGTCCACGGCACGCGTCATTCTGGAAGGAGTCGATTTCGAACGCCTCCTTCTGCACGGCATGCTGGGAGCGTTGCTGTTTGCGGGGGCGTTGCACATCGACCTCGGCGACCTCGCCAGGCAGAAATGGATCATCACCCTGCTGGCCACCGTGGGCGTGGTGCTGTCCACCTTTCTCGTTGGCGGTTTCACCTACGGCGTGGCGCAGGTGCTGGGACTCGACCTGCCGTTTCTGTATTGCCTTGTGTTCGGCGCGCTGATATCGCCCACCGACCCGATCGCCGTGCTGTCGATCCTGAAATCCGCCAACGCGCCGAAGGAGCTGGAGACGAAGATCGCGGGCGAATCGTTGTTCAACGACGGCGTCGCGGTCGTTGTGTTTCTGGTGATCGCGGGCATTGCCACGGGCGCGCGCGAGCCGACTTTTGGATCGATCGCCCTGCTGTTTGTGGAAGAGGCGGTGGGGGGTGCGTTGTTCGGGCTGGCGACGGGGTACGTCGCCTACCGCCTGATCCGTACGGTGGACAACTACCAGGTGGAAGTGCTGATCACCGTTGCTCTGGTCATCGCCGGGTACGCGGCGGCGGAGGCCATCCATGTGTCCGCACCCATTGCGGCGGTGGCGTCGGGACTCCTCATCGGCAACCACGGCCGGACGTTTGGCATGTCCGCCACCACCACCGAGCATGTGGACACGTTCTGGGAGTTGATCGACGAAATTTTAAATGCCGTGCTGTTCGTCCTGCTGGGGCTGGAGGTGATGATCCTGGTGTTCGACGGCTCCAGCCTGCTGGCCGGTGTGCTGGCCATCCCACTGGTTTTACTGGCGCGGTTTGCAGGGGTTTCCCTTCCTGTGTACATGCTCAAATTCCGCCGCGAGTTCCCGCCGAAAACCATCCGCATCCTCACCTGGGGTGGATTGCGCGGCGGCATCTCCATCGCCCTCGCCCTGTCCCTGCCTGCCTCGCCGCAACGCGACGCCATCCTCATGATGACCTACGTCGTCGTGGTGTTCTCCGTACTCGTGCAGGGGCTGACCATCGGCAAACTTGTGCGCTCCAGTCTGAAACCGTAA
- a CDS encoding Lcl C-terminal domain-containing protein, whose amino-acid sequence MEKPKSRFIKSDNGTIYDSQTSLTWKATDSYLDLEKEVSWDEAQEYAKQVNAENFGGHSDWRLPSFQEAASLYDEEKLNKDFKGGDIRMDSIFPPGAGNTTWTTEERGKEAQILFYINGCPYWYEKSDKTISHAVRLVRRG is encoded by the coding sequence ATGGAAAAGCCCAAATCCCGATTCATCAAAAGCGACAACGGCACCATCTACGACTCGCAGACCAGCCTCACCTGGAAGGCCACGGACTCCTACCTCGATCTGGAAAAGGAAGTGTCGTGGGACGAAGCGCAGGAATACGCGAAGCAGGTCAACGCGGAAAACTTCGGCGGGCACAGCGACTGGCGTCTGCCCAGCTTTCAGGAGGCGGCGTCGCTGTACGACGAGGAGAAACTGAACAAGGATTTCAAGGGTGGCGACATCCGCATGGACTCCATCTTCCCGCCAGGTGCCGGCAACACCACTTGGACCACCGAGGAACGCGGCAAGGAAGCGCAGATCCTGTTCTACATCAACGGCTGTCCCTACTGGTACGAGAAGAGCGACAAGACCATTTCCCACGCCGTCCGGCTGGTCCGCCGCGGGTAA
- a CDS encoding nitrilase-related carbon-nitrogen hydrolase, producing MKHPLKVGFLQTLPVFGDIETNLKQAETRLRKMDADLAVLPELFTTGYQFRNQKEARELAEPVPDGPTTRALMKLSADLNMYIVAGLAEVEGDTLYNSAVLTGPEGYVGKYRKAHIFDTEKKFFAAGNLPLPVFDIGKARIGIMICFDWRFPETARTLALKGADLIAHPANLVLPHCPQSMITRCLENRVFAVTADRVGSESRIEGETLRFIGQSQVVDPDGHVLVRASEEGEEDHVVEIDLADARNKSINPHNDLIADRREDLYRIP from the coding sequence ATGAAACATCCCCTGAAAGTCGGGTTCCTGCAAACCCTGCCGGTGTTCGGCGACATCGAAACCAATCTCAAACAGGCCGAAACGCGTCTGCGGAAAATGGACGCCGATCTCGCCGTCCTGCCGGAGCTGTTCACCACCGGCTACCAGTTCCGCAACCAGAAAGAAGCGCGCGAACTGGCGGAGCCGGTGCCCGACGGACCGACCACCCGCGCGTTGATGAAACTCTCCGCCGACCTCAATATGTACATCGTGGCGGGACTGGCGGAAGTGGAAGGCGACACGCTGTACAACTCCGCGGTGCTGACGGGTCCGGAAGGCTACGTCGGCAAGTACCGCAAGGCGCATATCTTCGACACGGAAAAAAAGTTTTTCGCCGCGGGCAACCTGCCTCTGCCGGTGTTCGACATCGGCAAGGCGCGCATCGGCATCATGATCTGTTTCGACTGGCGCTTTCCGGAGACGGCGCGGACGCTGGCGCTCAAAGGCGCGGATCTCATCGCCCACCCGGCGAACCTCGTCCTGCCACACTGCCCGCAGTCGATGATCACGCGCTGTCTGGAAAACCGCGTGTTCGCGGTGACCGCCGACCGCGTCGGTTCCGAATCCCGCATCGAGGGCGAGACCCTGCGGTTCATCGGCCAGAGCCAGGTGGTGGACCCGGACGGCCATGTACTGGTGCGGGCCTCGGAGGAAGGCGAGGAGGACCACGTGGTGGAAATCGACCTCGCCGACGCGCGCAACAAAAGCATCAACCCGCACAACGATCTGATCGCCGACCGCCGCGAGGACCTTTACAGAATCCCGTGA